One part of the Raphanus sativus cultivar WK10039 chromosome 7, ASM80110v3, whole genome shotgun sequence genome encodes these proteins:
- the LOC108815675 gene encoding uncharacterized protein LOC108815675, whose product MSLAMDKTLMALSLDEEEVSFAMPELPGFSSAEENKLSLIGRILNPDRQKMSYLIIRMPRKWQKEGKVRGVALSQEWFQFIFNNEHDLLDILEKGVQTFEDWVRVVERWVENPPDDYLQYIPLWVQIRDIPVNFYTMEALTALGDLVGETKLVVFDPSKPITQDFIRVLVKYNVANPLKTSRVVTSKGKSSVVRFSYEKVQKRCYTCQRLNHEKDFCLLTVRKRQEESRVRRERVSADLERKKNVILEDDALFGVLEEEHVGLDHATGRWKIAKEVLEEMRRIALRLEAPPRFTTDLNRAKGLVFGYEDNNSESESYRGSFSSNCPTVFKAAKFSPNFAPCSSGIVKKRPPVRRRPPKSTRQQKARAMREVPEDLQAEHREGKEAMGCKKRKCTMEAEEATPTNKALALRRSHMRDCPKINELS is encoded by the exons ATGTCTCTTGCAATGGATAAAACCTTAATGGCTCTATCACTTGACGAAGAAGAAGTTTCTTTTGCCATGCCGGAGCTCCCTGGTTTCAGTTCGGCGGAGGAGAACAAACTCAGCCTCATAGGTAGAATCTTAAACCCTGACCGACAAAAGATGTCATACCTCATCATAAGAATGCCGAGGAAATGGCAGAAAGAAGGCAAAGTCCGTGGAGTGGCTTTATCTCAGGAGTGGTTCCAGTTCATTTTCAATAATGAACACGACCTCTTGGACATTCTAGAGAAAGGAGTCCAGACGTTTGAAGACTGGGTGAGAGTGGTGGAGAGATGGGTTGAAAATCCACCTGACGACTACCTGCAGTATATCCCCCTCTGGGTCCAGATCCGTGACATTCCAGTTAACTTCTACACCATGGAGGCTTTAACTGCGTTAGGAGACCTGGTTGGGGAGACAAAGCTGGTGGTTTTTGACCCGTCGAAGCCTATTACTCAGGATTTCATTAGGGTCTTAGTGAAATACAATGTTGCAAACCCTCTTAAAACTTCTAGGGTTGTGACCTCGAAGGGCAAATCATCGGTGGTGAGATTTAGCTACGAGAAAGTTCAGAAGCGCTGCTACACGTGCCAGAGGCTGAATCATGAGAAGGATTTTTGTCTGCTGACTGTCAGGAAGAGACAGGAGGAGTCAAGAGTCCGTAGAGAGAGGGTAAGCGCTGACTTAGAGAGGAAGAAAAATGTCATTTTGGAGGACGATGCTCTGTTTGGAGTCCTGGAGGAGGAACACGTGGGTCTAGACCATGCCACGGGAAGATGGAAAATAGCAAAAGAGGTCCTTGAGGAAATGAGGAG GATCGCGCTAAGGCTTGAGGCTCCTCCAAGATTCACTACGGATCTAAACAGAGCCAAAGGATTGGTCTTTGGATATGAAGACAATAACAGTGAGAGTGAATCTTACAGA GGTTCTTTCTCTTCCAACTGTCCAACGGTGTTCAAGGCTGCAAAATTCTCACCAAATTTTGCTCCTTGTTCTTCCGGGATTGTTAAGAAAAGACCTCCAGTGAGAAGACGTCCACCAAAATCGACTCGTCAGCAGAAAGCTAGAGCGATGAGAGAGGTACCTGAGGACTTGCAGGCTGAACATAGAGAAGGAAAGGAGGCGATGGGGTGCAAGAAGAGGAAGTGCACGATGGAAGCAGAGGAGGCCACACCAACCAACAAGGCACTTGCTTTAAGGCGATCCCACATGAGGGATTGCCCCAAGATCAATGAGCTTTCTTAG
- the LOC108816129 gene encoding transcription factor PRE1, whose product MSNRRSRQSTSAPRISDDQIIDLVTKLRQILPEIGQRGRSDKVSASKVLQETCNYIRNLNREVDNLSERLAQLLESVDENSPEAAVIRSLLM is encoded by the exons ATGTCAAACAGAAGATCAAGGCAGTCTACAAGTGCTCCACGGATCTCCGATGATCAAATCATCGACCTTGTAACTAAGCTCCGTCAGATTTTGCCGGAGATTGGCCAACGTGGTCGTTCCGATAAG GTCTCAGCCTCGAAAGTGCTGCAAGAGACATGCAACTACATACGAAACTTGAACAGAGAAGTTGACAACCTCAGCGAACGTTTGGCTCAACTTCTCGAATCCGTCGATGAAAATAGCCCTGAAGCAGCAGTCATTAGAAGTCTACTCATGTAA
- the LOC108815676 gene encoding uncharacterized protein LOC108815676 codes for MRVECGIPIDEGLPEEQIMAIIEVVTVCETGKKLEEMKAIDEGMLIWHQLYRRVVAEEEINEILTHCHGSSYGGHFATFKIVSKVLQAGFWWPHMFKDTQDFVSRCDSCQRRGNFTKRNEMPQNPILEVEVFDVEAIASPTNDAIAALKMLKSIIFPRFGVPRVVISDGGSHFINKMFESVLKKNGVNHKVATPYHPQISGQVEISNKEIKTILEKTVGTTRKDWKICKKSGSTQPSSEASQDPSEREPRHSMITKQKPARKHRVSRNQSREERLSEIEMEIKEGFKAYTEAEEEATVVEEERRVDNMPSYTKLFAHIKNIKLSSMRCLAIASLIFGHFLIANIWDS; via the exons ATGAGAGTGGAGTGTGGGATTCCTATTGATGAAGGACTTCCGGAGGAGCAGATCATGGCCATTATAGAAGTTGTTACAGTTTGTGAGACCGGGAAGAAGCTTGAAGAGATGAAGGCAATTGATGAGGGTATGCTGATTTG GCATCAACTCTATAGGAGAGTAGTAGCTGAAGAAGAGATCAATGAGATCCTTACACACTGTCATGGATCATCATATGGAGGCCACTTTGCTACATTCAAAATAGTTTCTAAGGTTCTACAAGCTGGATTTTGGTGGCCACATATGTTCAAGGACACACAAGACTTTGTATCAAGATGTGACTCATGTCAAAGGAGAGGAAATTTCACAAAGAGGAATGAGATGCCTCAAAACCCGATTCTAGAAGTTGAAGTGTTTGAT GTGGAAGCCATTGCTAGTCCAACTAATGATGCTATAGCTGCTCTAAAGATGCTCAAGAGCATCATTTTTCCAAGGTTTGGGGTCCCAAGGGTTGTGATCAGTGATGGAGGCTCTCATTTCATTAATAAAATGTTTGAGAGTGTTCTCAAGAAGAATGGTGTGAATCATAAGGTTGcaactccttaccatcctcagaTAAGTGGGCAAGTTGAGATATCCAACAAGGAAATCAAGACTATTTTGGAGAAAACTGTTGGGACAACAAGGAAGGATTG GAAAATATGCAAGAAGTCTGGCTCCACACAGCCCTCATCTGAGGCTTCTCAAGACCCATCAGAGAGAGAGCCTCGTCACTCCATGATCACAAAGCAGAAGCCTGCTAGGAAGCATCGAGTAAGCCGCAACCAGAGCAGGGAAGAGCGTTTGTCTGAGATAGAGATGGAGATCAAAGAAGGTTTTAAAGCATACACTGAAGCTGAAGAGGAAGCCACAGTTGTAGAAGAGGAAAGGCGAGTTGATAACATGCCCTCCTACACCAAGTTGTTTGCACACATCAAAAACATCAAGTTGTCTTCGATGAGATGTTTGGCCATTGCCTCATTGATTTTCGGACATTTCCTCATTGCAAACATTTGGGATTCTTGA